In the Colletotrichum lupini chromosome 4, complete sequence genome, TACGCCTAGAACGGGGGAGTGAGACCTTCACGTGTCACACATGCGGACGACGACTGTACTACATACCTCGCGGCTCGGGGTGCGATGGTTCTCCAGGGGAGCATTTTGGAGACCTACAGACGAActaaagggggaaaagaagCACTCTAGAGCCCAATCGGGTGGTGAGGTTCAGGTCCTGTGGGATGGAACTCTGATAACGGGCCGAGAGGAGGGTGGGAGGGAAGATGTAggataaggtaaggtaaagtTGGAGAGAACGAACTCTGGGAAATGGGAATTTGGAACCCGGGATGATTTTGGTTGGTTTGTCTGAGAAATGCGACGGAGGCGGGATCTCGCGGGGGATCGGGAGGGGGCTCTGGCCTCTGGGGAAAGCTGAGAAAAGCCGAGAACAGGCGGGATTGGTACCGCTGGAGATGCTGTGGTTTTGGCACTGACATCAGCTGATTGCCCCTCCGTACTTACCGTACCCCTGTCCACTGCTTTGTTACCACGCCCTGAGGATGGATTATGCCTCGGTCTAGCCAGTCGATTAGGTACCCGTTGAACAAAGCCTGGGCGGCCCCGAGTGGACATTTCGACTGTGGATGGGCTGAGTTGGGGAACAGGTACAAGAGTCCTGGCTGGAGTTCCTTGTGGGAAACATATCGTGGCATCTTGTGCTGCTCCCTCGGTGGACTGGTGCTCTCTCGCGTGTCATGATGGGCTACATCATGCCATCACTTGAGCCTCCACTGGTAGAGAGACTGCCTCATGGGGAATCCCTCGACGAGGTGGTAGGATATGCAGTCGCAGCTACAGCCTGGATTGACGCTCGAGTTAATAATGTTCCATATACCATCCCGTCTAGCTAAGTACATTCTAGGCGGCAGAAATGCTCCACGATCAATCCGTCCGATGGTCCTAGTGCAGCTTGCACAGGCTCCGGCCTCAACTTCGGCCTCAACTCCGGCTCCGGCTTCCGCTCCCGAGAGGTGAGACTCGGAGGGCCGGAGCAGCCCCCATCCGGCAGCGTAACCTCCGAGGAGAGACGCCGTCCCGGGGGAAAAGCTCGTCATTCGGGCAGTGTTGGACAGATGGCCGGCCTTCAGTCCGCCGCCATGACACAACCTCGCAGACGCTCATGGGCATAGCCCAACATTTCGGCTCCCCTGATCAACGGCAGATCTTGCTTCCTCTTCCCGCCATACCACCTCCAGCATTACCACTGCCAGACAATTTCGCCACGTCGTCAAGAGTATGCCTCGCTAGACCCAACCGCGTTTGATCGGCCTTCGTCCAGACCGTCTCTCGAGGCCCTCTCTCACAGGTTACACGCCTTCCAAATCCCGGACAGGTGGGATCTCGCCCAGAGGGTCCAAACACCATAGCCGCCGTGACCGTTCTCCCGGGACACCTATTCCCACCTGCCTCGTCGACAACCACCCGATTTTCGGGTCCTGTCATCACCATCGTGGCATCCGGGTCCTGTACCCAGACCCTCTCAAGAAAAGGACGAGGAACAACAAGCGCCAGACTGCCACAATCGGCCTTCAGGTCAACCTCCTTACCCGTTCTGGCCATGTCTTGAGACGTTGCAGGGTGCAGCTTGCAGCAGACCCTCATGGCCGTCCACTCACATGACCTAGACGGCGCCGACAGAACGGTAAATTGGAAATTCTTCCTCCTTTCTTTGCTGTGTTGTCTCCTGCAGGTTGGCGTTTGCTGTTGTTGGAGCGGCGTTGGGGGTTTGTAAAGTGTTCGCGCGTAGACGGCTCGTGTGATTGGTCGCGCTtggcgacgacgaggacCGAACGTCGAAACCCCCCCCGTCATCGCGGCAGAGCATGTTCTGCGGTTGGTTCAATTGTTAGTTCTAAACTTCTAACCAACGGCGTCTTTTAGTTTGCTTGTCTTGGCTGTTGTAGACGAGGCACTGATATACCGCGATGTCCTCTACGTGTATGTTCCGGCCGAGTGGCTTTTCCTTGAGTTGATGGTCTCTGTCTTGGTTGGATTCCCTTTGATATTACGATCTGTCTACCATTCTAGATCTCTTTCATTCTCTACAACCGCTTTCTTTTGGGAATCTTCTTATAATCTTTGCATAAACAACATGGCCTCGGTGGGAAGCTGGCGGAGGCTATGCATAATAATTTGGCTTCTCTACATCGAAACATGCGTCTCCGGACTGCAGATAACACCCCTATCGCTACCAACATCAAAGTCCCATAATATTGACAACCAACTTACACCAAAATCAACATTGCGAGCCGACGCTAGCTGTCCCGTCAAAAGCTACACAGCCTGCGGCAACGGCATGGCAGACTACTTTTGCTGTCCCAGCGAAACGACATGCATGGTGCTCGCGGAGAAAACCACCGCCCTGTGCTGTCCAGAGGGGTCTTCGTGCGAGACCATTTCGCCCATCACCTGCGACGTTACCTTACAAGACGTGGTCGAGAACCCGACGAGCCCGATCCATACCACTAGACTAAAAGAGTCTCTGCCGCAGTGCGGAAACAAGTGTTGTCCCTTTGGGTACACATGTCGAGGCGACTCTGCCTGCGTCTTGGACGACAGtcaggagggggaggggtctCAAACTTCCAGCACGTCAGTCTCATCCACAAAGACGAGGACAAGGACTGTGACGAGCGCGACGCCGACGACGGCTACCCAGgcagcgacgacgacgacagtGATCGAGACACTCCCAGCCGCCTCGTCGACACCATCCGCAAACCCAGGCGACGACCTCCCTACCCCATCAGCAGTAACATCCCCCTCAGAAACCACCCCCGCCGCCGCAGCAGCCGCCTCCCCGAGAAACTCAACATCAGGCGGCATCATCGCAGGCACCACCGTCGCAGCCATCGCCTCGGTAGCAGGCCTAACCTGCCTCCTCTGGTTCAAGAGACGCTCCATCTCAGAAAGCGTCGGCTCCGCAAAGTTCCCCCGCCCCTGGCAACAACTACGCCAAAACGGCTCGGACCAGGACGTCTCGTCGCTGCCGCGGTACAACTCCCCGCCGCCGGCGTACGCCGTGGAGATGAAGCCGCCGCTGGCGAAGCCGTACACGTGGAAACACTACAGCCCGGACTCCTTTGGTCGCGACCGCTACGACGGCCGTCGCTACGACGACCAAGACGACGGCAGCGTTCCCGTCCCCGTCTCTGTTGCGCTCGCTCTCGCTGTCGAGCTGCCCGCCACGCCGGTTTCTTTCAGTCAGTGGCGTGTTCGGGAGGAAGGGGAGACGACGAGGCCGAGGTCTCACTATGAACCGTACCGGCGTCCTTCATGATTGGAGATGTCTTTCTTCAGGAAGGCTTTGTTCCTGTCTTGGGCGATTCGGTTTCTGCTTTTTGATAGACTAAGAATTTGCTCTACCGATTTTCTTTGTGTTGAAATGCTTGCGCTTGTCAAGCAAACAACCTGTTACGACAGATATGAGACACGTTTTCTGTACACTACTAGGAGATATGGGGGGAGAAAATCTAGAATGGGATCATGAGTTCATCTGCCTACGAGTATGAACCAAAGCCTTCTCGCGTCTTTGATGCAGTGTGTTGATATCGCAAGGTCCACCATGAGATTGATTCAATATGCCCCTGATGTTATATCAGTCTTAGGAGAGACCGTAGTAACTCAACCAGCCTGCTAAAACCCAAAGCGTACAACTCCAGTCATATCGAACACCTCAAAATCGTAGATTCAACACTAGCTCAAAACGTAGTAGAGAAGGCCGACCTTTTCCCCCCTTTCAAAATGCCTCGGCCGACGACGGACAGGGTCATCCACGACTACACCGCAAAGATCCTCCCCGCGACAATGATCCTCACCCTCGTCATCTTCACCGTCGTCGTCCTAGTCTACAGCATTGGTGAAAAGGCCGCCGTGCCCCGGGACGCCGCCGTCGCTTTCGCCGGCATCGTCTTTGGCTTCTCGGGGTTGTGGCTGTTGGGACACCTCGTCATGTACTGCCGCGGCGCGCAGGCCGTCTCGCCTCCGCCTCTGGCTTTGCCTCTGCCTCTAACGGGAATTGCGACTGGGATCGGTGACACAGCGATGGCTGTCCCTCAGGTCCCGCGGGCGGCTGTTGAAGTGGTTGTGCCTCCCACGGTTCAtctccaccaccaccagcaacagcagcatcaACGGGTTTATCAGCCGCCGCAAGGTTTCCCCCCTCAACTTCAACCTCACTCACAACCGCAGGATCAGTCTCACCGGCAGGTACTACCACCGCAGCAAAAAAAGCAGCACCAGCAACAGCGGGACCACCAACAGCACAAACCACAACAGCGCGAGCAACAGCAACACAGGGGCCAGGAGCGAGAGCAACAAGCAGAAGCCGAAGGGCCGGTACAATTAGGCCGGGAGGAACAGAGAGAGCATGAGTCCCGTCGGAGACTAACAGACCATGAACCATACATCAAAGAGCCGCCTTATCCCGAGTCACCCCTTGGAGCATATCAAGGGGGGTCGCAGGAAGAACCAAAGAAGCCAGCGCAGCAACAACAAGATCAGCGGAGGCAACAACAGGtagagcagcagcagccgaaGCAAGGACGTGAGATCTCCGGGCCTCTCGAGAACGTATGGCAGAAACGACCAAGCGCCCCCGAGAACCAGCCTGCTCCCGTAACGGTCCCCGGCCCTGTCCAGCAAAGACAGCAGCCAAAGGGACCCAGGACTATGACGGGGAAACCACCCGAACCTCCTGAGCGCGTATCCAGCCTCCAGAAGTCGTTACCCGGAACGTCGTCCCGAAGACATCGCAGCTCGAGCTTGAGTAGCTCGCGGGTTAACCGGCCTGGCCAGCTATCGAGGGGAGCATCGAATATTCCAAGACCTTCTCGGGGTGGACGTCCAGAAGACACTCCCAGCGCTCCTTATGAACGAGGCCGTCCACGGGTAGATCGCAGTCGTCCAGTCCAAAACCAAGACATCGAACCAGAACCCAGGTCTGCTTCGATCAGATCGACGAGTTTGGACTCCGCTACGCAGGCATCTTTGAAGGTGAATGCGGCCCCTGAAACTTGTGAGAGTCCTTGGAGGGCTGACTCAGACCAGCCCGCCCCCTTGAACATCGCGAAAGAGTCACCATCCAACCTTGGGAGGCCGATTGAAGAACCAAGAGTCATCAGTGGCCGCGCCTCTCTTTCAAGTCGACGATCCGACCAGCTTGAATCTGGCCCCCGGAGTCGAGGAGCGCAAGGCCAGACCGTTGCCAAAAACAGGGCACCAACTATTCGCGAGGTGCCTCCAACGCCACCGAACGAGTTCGCAGCTCCCGTTCAGCCCGCTCAAGACGAGGTACGTGATCGATCCGTCCCTTCTTCTGTAGCCTCTTCTTCATCTTGGTCGCCTTCTCTTCCCCCTTCTCGTACCCCGCCAGCGCGCAGACCTCCTCCGTTGGATTTTGACGACATGGGCATCATCCCGACACGCGAATCGACAGTACGTGAGGACATCCGCCAATCTATGTCCGACCTTGGGAAATCCATACGTCGTTCTTTCACTAATTTTCGTGTCAGCAATTCTGATAGCCATGGGAAGCCTCGTAGTATCATGACGGGCTTTCAGACCAATGTCGTCTTCATGCCAGACTACAACTTTACGGCCACTGAGCTTCTTAATCCCATATGTCACGAGAATGGAAGTTTTCCTTTCCTGGGGTATTGTGAGGGAGACGGAGAAAAGGTTGCATCTGGGGGGGGAGCTTGAGTGCAGAGGTGATGTCGTTATGGTCTGCAGTTCGGATGACGCGGGGCAGTGGCTTATCAAGCTTGTAGAGCTGGCCGAATCATCTAATGAGGCCGAGGGTGATATTTTGGAATAGACGTGTTCCGTAGGAGAGGTTTTTACCTATAGATCTTGTTCAAATGGAGGATGGACACGCCCTTCAATTTCTGGGCTACCATATCTTGAATCCTTGATGAGTGTTCATGCTGGGTCAGATGTTCCGTAGTTCTTCCCCGCATCGTTACCAGTCTCCGTCCGAGTTGATTCAATTAAAGGAGGGATTAACTACATAGTAAGTGTTCAGTTGTTGGAGGTTTAAGTTGCCAGCTGTGAATGAGGGGTAGCCGGAGCTCCAGGATGAAGCTCAGAGCATCACACCACATTGGGTTCCGTCCACCTATCAAGACTCGAAGTCCAACAGATTTCCAAATACAATTGCATGGCATGCATGGAGCATGCACCAGACAAACCAGAAGACGGAGAAGTGTTCGGAGACCACGGAATGACTAATCTGTGACGTAAAAGCTACCTGAGGGAGTATATCGCAGAACTCAACCTTGGAAAGAGTACGCGACTGTTGTGAACATCACTTGGATGAACGCTTAACATGGCAGAAGCCCAGGCATCAAACGAGTCATCATGGACCGATACGATCTACAACCTCAACCGCGGGGACGTTGACGGCGAGCGCGAGCGCCTGGCTGACAACCACTTCAAAGTCTGGCTGCCCCTCACCGTCGACCTCCTCCCGCCGCACATCCTCTCATCTCTCGAACCAGCAAACCCAGATCGAGCCCCTCGAATCGCAGACGTGGCAACGGGAAGCGGCGTCTGGCTGACATCTCTCGCCCAGCTCGTGCCACAAGACTCGGAGCTCTACGGCTTTGATCTTGACGGGCTCAAAATGCCCCAGTCGCATAGATCAGGAGTATCGTTCAACTTCGTGGAGCACGACGTTCTCAAGCCGTTTTCGGCGGAGTTCAGGGGCACGTTCGACCTTGTCCATGTGAGACTACTCGCACTGGGGCTGAAGAAGGATGATTGGGACGTCGCCGTGAGCAATATGCGTGAGTTGCTGGTGCCGGGCGGGTGGCTTCTCTGGGAGGACATGAGTGACCTACTCATCAGGTTCTATCCGCTGAGCAGGGCGTATGAAGAGTTCTGGTGGGTTACTATGCAGCACGACGCGAAGGTCGGGAGGGATAGACTGTGAGTAGTTGCACTGCCGTTGCCTTGCTTTACCCCTTTTTCGCCTCCAGTCATGAGAAGCTCACTGCTCACGCTTCCGATAGAATGCCGATGGGCCTGCTCAAGAAGCTTCGAAAGCTTGGGTTTCAGAACTGCGAGCAAGAGATCTTCAACTCATGGGCCGCAGATGATTCGGTTCGAGATGAAGCTACCTCGGGGATCATGCGTCTTATTCGACCTTCGCTGACGTCCATAGTTGAAGACGGAGGAGAGGAGACGGTTAAGACGATGGAGGATTTCACCCGAATCGAGGCAGAATTGAAGCGTGATGTGGAGGAAAAGGGGTGTCGAGTTGGCTTTGATTTCGTGTGGAATTGGGGGCAGCGAGCTTGATAAGGCTGATCCTACCCTCCGTTCACTTCTCAAAGATAGGCTGCTCCTTCATCTCATATCTACGGTCAACCCATCTTTGTTACGCTTCAATGAAACCAGAGTCCACCCAGCGGAAAGCCCACGCTGCCACCCCGTCGATCCAAGTAAGGGCACGGTGTGGTGAAAGACACCTGCTCTGTTCGCCTGTTCTGGCTGGCCTCTGCCTCTTCCGCTTACACGCTGAGATGTACGAAATCGGTCTCCTCGACGCGAACGCTTAGGGCTCCATCACTTACAGCGCTTATCTCTACAGTGCCTTGCGTAGCGAGCGATTGACGAAGGCTCCGTGGCCCGATATAGACGCCGTGCTTACCCTGCTCGGCGATTCCGGTTCCTGGGCTGGAGACCAGCGCTCAGTGACTCTCGACGATTATCACCAAAAGTTTTGCCTTCGGATGACGTTGTCCCCAAGTTATACTGTGTAGGCTGGTCAAAGACCGAGTATAGGAAGCTTGATCGCTGGTGCAGTAGCAAGATATACATCCAGACGACCAGTCGTTGATAGACAGCAGATCAATACAAACCGGCTCCATCTTCCAGCAGAAGTCTGTTCAACGCTCAGAGAGGGATGATATGACACTTTTCACCTCGCCGTTCAGGTTACCCCTGAAAGCGCAGGTTCTGACGTCTCCGGTGGCGATTGGCACATCTTCTTGCTATCAATGTACTCTGTATACAACTAAAGCACAGCTGAAGGCAATTTCAGCCACAAGCAGACCTTATCTGTGCGCTTCCTCATTGGCATGAGTGCATTAATCGACGTATATACGGAGAGCGATGATAAGTCTAGGCTGGTACCAAGGTCCCAGGGTCGAAAGACATGCTGATTGATTGTAAGAAAAAGCCCAGGGCTCTTAATACAGCAGACCGGTCGTAGTGCCGCCTCTCAAGAGATCCGGTTGACAGGTCTCTTGCTCCAAGTTCTGGATTGCTCAGAATCTCGACCGCGGTTCGAACCATAATGTGTCAGGACTTTTAGGAAAACACTTCGGGCCCGGGAGAAAGCGGCGACGGCAACAGATATCACAATCTGAGTTCCGCGGTCCGGCAGGTTCGGGTTTCAAACCGGCCTTCATCACAAAAACAATGCAACAGCCCGCTCGGAAGTATGATATACGCCTCATGGCAAATAGACATCTCCGGGGGGCCGGTGATTGAGTAGCTCATACAACACAATGTGTGACGAGGACCATATGGGCTTGCCGCGCCGGATCACTTCCCACGGACAAGAGTCGAGTCGCACGTCCCCTTTCCATCAGTTTAAACTTCCCACCGTGCCCCCTTAGCTAGCACTTCAAATTACTGACTGCGAGTCACAATATGCTCTCACAACTTACCAGCCATACAATAGCTAGAGAGAG is a window encoding:
- a CDS encoding methyltransferase domain-containing protein; this encodes MAEAQASNESSWTDTIYNLNRGDVDGERERLADNHFKVWLPLTVDLLPPHILSSLEPANPDRAPRIADVATGSGVWLTSLAQLVPQDSELYGFDLDGLKMPQSHRSGVSFNFVEHDVLKPFSAEFRGTFDLVHVRLLALGLKKDDWDVAVSNMRELLVPGGWLLWEDMSDLLIRFYPLSRAYEEFWWVTMQHDAKVGRDRLMPMGLLKKLRKLGFQNCEQEIFNSWAADDSVRDEATSGIMRLIRPSLTSIVEDGGEETVKTMEDFTRIEAELKRDVEEKGCRVGFDFVWNWGQRA